The bacterium genome contains the following window.
TTCTTGGCGAGGAACTTCATCAGTCCCGATCGAGCCGCCGCCGTGTCCGTGGCCATCTCCTGCCCTCCCCTCGGTCCCTTCTAGCCCGCGGGCGCCGGGCGCGCAGCCGGGGCGCCCGATTGACATAGTGGCAGAGTCGATGCCACTTTCGACCGCATGCCCGCCCATCCGCTGCGCCGTCCGGCGCGCGCCGACGCCGACGGGCGCGCCCGACGTGCCCACCGCAGCGGCGAGGCGATCGTCGCGGCGCTCTACGACCTGATCGGCGAGGGCGTGCTCGACCCCACCGCCCAGCAGGTGGCGGAGCGCGCCCGGGTCGGCATCCGCACCGTTTTCCGCCGCTTCTCCGACAAGGAGCGTCTGTTCGCGGAAATGGACGCCCGCCTCACCGCCGAGGCGCTGCCGCTGCTCCGCGACGCGGCGCCGCAGGGGGGCATCGACGCGCGCGCGGCCGCCCTGGTCGAGCGCCGGGCCGTCTTCTTCGAGCGCATCGCGCCGTACAAGCGGGCCGGCAACCTCAAGCGCTGGCGCTCCCCGTTTCTCGCCGAACGGCACGGCCACCTGGTGACGGTCCTGCGCGGCGAGCTGCTGCGTTGGCTGCCCGAGCTCCGCCGCGCCCCGGCGGCGCTGGTCGACGCCCTCGAGCTGGCGACCTCGTTCGAGGCCTGGGATCGCCTGCGCGGCGAGCAGCGCCTCGCGGCAACGCGCGCCCGGGCGGTGGTTGAACGGACGGTGCTGGCGCTGCTGCGCGATCTCGCCCCCTAGCACAGGACACCTCCGATGCTTCCCACCCCGCTCCGCATCGTCGGCGCCGTCGGCTCTCCTTACAGCCGCAAGCTGCGCGCCGTTCTCCGCTACCGCCGCATCCCGCACGCCTGGGTGAACACCGGCTCGCCCGAGAGTCGGACCCTACCGCAGCCGCGCGTCTCGCTGCTGCCGCAGCTCATCCTGCCCACCGCCGACGGCGGCCTCGAGGCGCGCACCGACTCGTCGCCGCTGATCCGCCTGCTCGAGGGCGCGGTGCGCGAGCGTTCCGTCATTCCGCCCGACCCGGCGG
Protein-coding sequences here:
- a CDS encoding TetR family transcriptional regulator, whose product is MPAHPLRRPARADADGRARRAHRSGEAIVAALYDLIGEGVLDPTAQQVAERARVGIRTVFRRFSDKERLFAEMDARLTAEALPLLRDAAPQGGIDARAAALVERRAVFFERIAPYKRAGNLKRWRSPFLAERHGHLVTVLRGELLRWLPELRRAPAALVDALELATSFEAWDRLRGEQRLAATRARAVVERTVLALLRDLAP